One genomic segment of Rivularia sp. PCC 7116 includes these proteins:
- a CDS encoding PEP-CTERM sorting domain-containing protein (PEP-CTERM proteins occur, often in large numbers, in the proteomes of bacteria that also encode an exosortase, a predicted intramembrane cysteine proteinase. The presence of a PEP-CTERM domain at a protein's C-terminus predicts cleavage within the sorting domain, followed by covalent anchoring to some some component of the (usually Gram-negative) cell surface. Many PEP-CTERM proteins exhibit an unusual sequence composition that includes large numbers of potential glycosylation sites. Expression of one such protein has been shown restore the ability of a bacterium to form floc, a type of biofilm.): MNKIIRTLAATLTISLTFSSTAQARIINSISPPGGAGQGDVLCPQVQTPVDTAFPNSNQNQINNFPGLSCTPKTFQEIAPIDTKLFVEASGGTTGYLLRETVVNSTSSEWGGFNFQIGFQSDAPFGEDNFASPAVISVPRGFIIPTFDSDTTPTSSKFSQVKADGSFNLNWSGGTVAPGESVDFQFAVSVPDDLDNNDFYNSFTIRQLPVASGVNQSQLVPEPSTIFGLLGFLGFGLIRKNNFRC, encoded by the coding sequence GTGAACAAAATTATTAGAACTCTCGCGGCAACCTTAACTATCTCTCTAACCTTTAGCAGTACAGCACAAGCCAGAATAATTAATAGCATCAGCCCTCCTGGGGGTGCAGGTCAAGGGGATGTACTTTGTCCGCAGGTGCAAACCCCCGTGGATACTGCTTTTCCTAATAGCAATCAAAATCAAATTAATAACTTTCCCGGCTTATCCTGTACTCCTAAAACTTTCCAGGAAATAGCTCCCATAGACACCAAATTATTCGTTGAAGCTTCTGGTGGCACTACAGGATATTTACTGAGGGAAACAGTTGTAAATAGTACAAGTTCAGAATGGGGCGGATTTAACTTTCAAATCGGTTTTCAATCCGATGCTCCTTTTGGAGAAGATAACTTTGCATCACCTGCGGTAATTTCGGTTCCTCGTGGTTTTATAATCCCCACTTTCGATTCTGACACTACACCCACTTCGTCAAAGTTTTCCCAAGTTAAAGCTGATGGTTCTTTTAATTTAAACTGGTCTGGAGGAACTGTTGCACCTGGCGAAAGCGTTGATTTTCAGTTTGCCGTTAGCGTGCCGGATGATTTAGATAACAATGATTTCTATAATTCTTTTACAATTCGTCAGCTTCCCGTTGCTTCTGGGGTAAATCAAAGTCAATTGGTTCCCGAGCCAAGTACGATATTTGGTTTGCTGGGTTTCTTGGGTTTTGGTTTGATAAGGAAAAATAATTTTAGATGTTAG